One part of the Opitutaceae bacterium genome encodes these proteins:
- a CDS encoding twin-arginine translocation signal domain-containing protein: MKTSSASRREFLRASALAGGALLGARLSAQNASAPAIPSLAAGVPLRSSASDDEKLPGAQRLSVEKLKKWEAMKHGMFLHFGMSALVEAELPGGSDTSIAYAPDRLDVDQWISEGTKGSVLTSNTYR, encoded by the coding sequence ATGAAAACTTCATCCGCTTCGCGACGCGAATTCCTGCGCGCATCCGCCCTGGCAGGCGGCGCTCTGCTCGGCGCCCGGCTCTCCGCACAGAATGCATCCGCACCCGCAATCCCTTCGCTGGCCGCCGGTGTCCCCCTGCGCTCGTCGGCTTCCGATGATGAGAAGCTGCCCGGGGCGCAGCGGCTTTCCGTGGAGAAACTGAAAAAGTGGGAGGCCATGAAGCATGGCATGTTCCTCCATTTCGGCATGAGCGCCTTGGTCGAGGCGGAGCTGCCGGGCGGATCGGATACGTCGATCGCCTATGCGCCCGACCGGCTCGACGTCGACCAATGGATCAGTGAGGGCACTAAAGGGTCAGTCCTTACTTCTAACACCTATCGGTAG
- a CDS encoding PIN domain-containing protein: MISTAVLLEYEEQLGHLGVTKADIGAFLDDLAANATQVRITFRLRPFLHDPDDDFIAELAVAASADVIVTFNTRNFRMARLLGIRVETPAEFLDSGTRHERHH, from the coding sequence ATGATTTCCACGGCGGTTCTTCTGGAATACGAGGAGCAACTGGGGCACCTGGGCGTAACCAAGGCGGACATAGGGGCTTTCCTGGATGATTTGGCGGCCAATGCGACGCAGGTGCGGATTACTTTCCGATTGCGCCCCTTTCTTCATGATCCCGACGATGATTTTATCGCCGAACTCGCCGTTGCCGCCAGTGCCGATGTCATCGTCACGTTTAACACCCGGAATTTCCGCATGGCGCGGCTGCTTGGAATCAGGGTTGAAACCCCGGCGGAATTCCTCGATAGTGGAACCCGGCATGAGCGCCACCATTGA